The proteins below are encoded in one region of Helianthus annuus cultivar XRQ/B chromosome 2, HanXRQr2.0-SUNRISE, whole genome shotgun sequence:
- the LOC110913521 gene encoding uncharacterized protein LOC110913521 — translation MWGFGGRFYWGNLKKQEKDRTNKGIVVVFAWMSSQDKHLNNYIDLYSSFGWDSLVCHSQFLNLFFPDKATTLAMDILNELVKELKKRPCPVVFASFSGGPKACMYKALQIMDSKYESHGNLDEYRLVRDCLSGLIFDSSPVDFTSDLGTRFVLDPSILKLSRPPKIATLIANGISSSLDALFLTRFESQRAEYWQTLYASVGMGAPYLILCSENDNLAPYQIICNFAQRLESLGGDVKLVKWTSSPHVGHYRLHPDEYKSAVTELLTKAVHVYSTRTLRVSGSHNQPSEPLNHLREAVSSSNQYQSFHRITLDLNDHFVVPGSVEYHEGQDVGSVHDASKERFIPRSTPPKVNAHGILGQILFDVCVPKNVEDWDLRSSSSSSSSYTFASGRRPSHFNPMKCIRRSRL, via the exons ATGTGGGGATTTGGGGGCAGATTCTACTGGGGGAATTTGAAGAAACAAGAAAAAGATCGAACAAACAAAGGAATTGTGGTTGTTTTCGCATGGATGTCGAGTCAAGATAAACATCTGAACAACTATATTGATCTTTATTCATCTTTTGGTTGGGATTCTCTTGTTTGCCATAGCCAATTTCTTAATCT GTTCTTCCCTGACAAGGCAACAACGTTGGCCATGGACATTCTAAATGAACTTGTTAAG GAGCTAAAAAAAAGACCTTGCCCAGTTGTGTTTGCGTCTTTTTCTGGTGGTCCCAAAGCTTGCATGTACAAAGCTTTGCAG ATAATGGACTCCAAGTATGAATCTCATGGAAATCTG GATGAATACCGACTTGTTAGAGACTGTCTTTCGGGACTCATATTCGATTCAtctcccgtcgatttcacaagtgatttgggcaCCCGATTTGTACTTGACCCGAGCATTCTTAAACTGTCCCGTCCTCCCAAAATCGCAACGTTAATAGCAAACGGTATCTCATCTAGCCTTGATGCTCTATTCCTTACTAGATTTGAGTCGCAACGCGCGGAATACTGGCAGACGTTGTACGCATCCGTT GGCATGGGAGCACCGTATTTAATACTTTGCTCAGAAAATGACAATCTTGCCCCTTATCAAATCATATGCAACTTCGCTCAACGATTAGAAAGTCTTGGCGGCGATGTTAAATTGGTAAAATGGACTAGCTCCCCTCATGTAG GTCATTATCGCCTTCATCCAGACGAGTATAAATCTGCTGTGACCGAGCTTCTAACAAAGGCTGTACATGTTTACTCAACAAGAACTCTACGGGTTAGTGGGTCCCACAACCAGCCGTCAGAACCGTTAAATCATCTGAGGGAAGCGGTTTCTAGTTCAAACCAATACCAAAGCTTCCATAGAATCACTCTTGATTTAAACGACCACTTTGTGGTCCCCGGCTCAGTCGAGTACCATGAAGGTCAAGACGTGGGGTCCGTTCATGATGCATCTAAAGAACGCTTCATCCCACGGTCAACCCCACCGAAAGTCAACGCTCATGGGATTCTTGGTCAAATCCTGTTTGATGTTTGTGTCCCCAAGAATGTTGAAGATTGGGACTTAaggtcttcttcttcttcgtcttcCTCGTACACGTTTGCTTCGGGTCGGAGACCTTCGCATTTCAATCCGATGAAATGCATCCGAAGATCGAGATTGTAA